In Mustela lutreola isolate mMusLut2 chromosome 1, mMusLut2.pri, whole genome shotgun sequence, one genomic interval encodes:
- the CTSC gene encoding dipeptidyl peptidase 1 isoform X2 → MGPCPRSLLAALLLVLCGVGTAHGDTPANCTYPELLGTWVFQVGPVGSQRNVNCLLMGQPEKKVVVHLEKLDTVRDDLGNTGHFTIIYNQGFEIVLNDYKWFAFFKDVTDFISQLFMQLGTVRVHDLRHLRNKLVVK, encoded by the exons ATGGGTCCCTGTCCCCGCTCACTGCTGGCCGCCCTCCTCCTGGTCCTCTGCGGCGTCGGTACCGCACACGGCGATACACCTGCCAACTGCACCTACCCTGAGCTGCTGGGCACGTGGGTCTTCCAGGTGGGCCCCGTTGGTTCCCAACGCAACGTCAACTGCTTGCTTATGG gacaacCGGAAAAAAAAGTAGTGGTTCATCTTGAGAAGTTGGACACAGTACGTGATGATCTCGGCAATACCGGCCATTTCACCATCATTTACAATCAAGGCTTTGAGATTGTGTTGAACGACTACAAGTGGTTTGCCTTTTTTAAG GATGTCACTGATTTTATCAGTCAGTTGTTCATGCAGCTGGGAACTGTGAGGGTACATGATTTGAGACATCTGAGGAACAAACTGG